A single window of Eleginops maclovinus isolate JMC-PN-2008 ecotype Puerto Natales chromosome 19, JC_Emac_rtc_rv5, whole genome shotgun sequence DNA harbors:
- the sfxn5a gene encoding sideroflexin-5a isoform X2 produces MSEYVTFQHGKSRFDQNTFFGRFRHFLDVIDPSTLFVSEKRLQESVELLDRFKQGTLPAGVTDAQLWQAQKIKQAIIHPDTGEKILMPFRMSGFIPFGTPVVVGLLLPNQTLVSTIFWQWLNQSHNACVNYSNRNASKPAPASKFFQGYLGAVTSAVSIAVGLNALIQKSSRFSPTTRLLVQRFIPFPAVAFSPPYSECKRLQRGSHETLGAVGGYQRARRRRECGGNFKSGSQTRTFRNSSDQSGNADANSDAPSHHHECTGEASSPAETAAARSARPQPGLPRRLRPRSASRHQPLPTDVTDQRQSARARDRHGNRL; encoded by the exons ATGTCTGAATATGTGACATTTCAACATGGCAAGTCTCGTTTCGACCAg AACACGTTTTTTGGGCGGTTCAGACACTTCCTGGATGTGATCGACCCCAGCACACTCTTCGTTTCAGAG AAACGTCTGCAGGAGTCTGTGGAGCTGCTCGACCGTTTTAAACAAGGAACTCTGCCTGCAGGAGTTACAGATgctcag CTTTGGCAGGCTCAAAAAATAAAGCAG GCCATCATCCACCCTGACACGGGGGAGAAGATCCTCATGCCCTTTCGGATGTCAG GTTTCATCCCATTTGGCACACCAGTG GTTGTTGGCCTCCTTCTCCCAAATCAAACCTTGGTGTCCACTATCTTCTGGCAG TGGTTAAACCAGAGTCACAATGCCTGTGTGAACTACAGCAACCGCAACGCCTCCAAG CCGGCTCCTGCCTCCAAATTCTTCCAGGGATACCTCGGAGCGGTGACCAGCGCGGTCTCCATCGCT GTCGGGTTGAACGCGTTGATCCAGAAATCGAGCCGCTTCAGCCCGACCACCAGGCTCCTGGTGCAGAGGTTCATCCCCTTCCCAGCAGTGG CCTTCTCGCCTCCCTACAGCGAGTGCAAACGTCTGCAACGTGGTTCTCATGAGACACTCGGAGCTGTCGGAGGGTATCAGCGTGCTCGACGACGACGGGAATGTGGTGGGAACTTCAAAAGTGGCAGCCAAACAC gCACTTTTAGAAACAGCTCTGACCAGAGTGGTAATGCCGATGCCAATTCTGATGCTCCCTCCCATCATCATGAGTGCACTGGAGAA gcttcctctcctgcagagacAGCGGCGGCTCGTTCTGCCCGTCCACAGCCTGGTTTGCCTCGCCGCCTTCGGCCTCGCTCTGCCTCTCGCCATCAGCCTCTTCCCACAGATGTCACAG ATCAGCGTCAATCAGCTCGAGCCAGAGATCGCCATGGCAACAGATTGTAA
- the sfxn5a gene encoding sideroflexin-5a isoform X1 produces MSEYVTFQHGKSRFDQNTFFGRFRHFLDVIDPSTLFVSEKRLQESVELLDRFKQGTLPAGVTDAQLWQAQKIKQAIIHPDTGEKILMPFRMSGFIPFGTPVVVGLLLPNQTLVSTIFWQWLNQSHNACVNYSNRNASKPAPASKFFQGYLGAVTSAVSIAVGLNALIQKSSRFSPTTRLLVQRFIPFPAVASANVCNVVLMRHSELSEGISVLDDDGNVVGTSKVAAKHALLETALTRVVMPMPILMLPPIIMSALEKLPLLQRQRRLVLPVHSLVCLAAFGLALPLAISLFPQMSQISVNQLEPEIAMATDCKIVTYNKGL; encoded by the exons ATGTCTGAATATGTGACATTTCAACATGGCAAGTCTCGTTTCGACCAg AACACGTTTTTTGGGCGGTTCAGACACTTCCTGGATGTGATCGACCCCAGCACACTCTTCGTTTCAGAG AAACGTCTGCAGGAGTCTGTGGAGCTGCTCGACCGTTTTAAACAAGGAACTCTGCCTGCAGGAGTTACAGATgctcag CTTTGGCAGGCTCAAAAAATAAAGCAG GCCATCATCCACCCTGACACGGGGGAGAAGATCCTCATGCCCTTTCGGATGTCAG GTTTCATCCCATTTGGCACACCAGTG GTTGTTGGCCTCCTTCTCCCAAATCAAACCTTGGTGTCCACTATCTTCTGGCAG TGGTTAAACCAGAGTCACAATGCCTGTGTGAACTACAGCAACCGCAACGCCTCCAAG CCGGCTCCTGCCTCCAAATTCTTCCAGGGATACCTCGGAGCGGTGACCAGCGCGGTCTCCATCGCT GTCGGGTTGAACGCGTTGATCCAGAAATCGAGCCGCTTCAGCCCGACCACCAGGCTCCTGGTGCAGAGGTTCATCCCCTTCCCAGCAGTGG CGAGTGCAAACGTCTGCAACGTGGTTCTCATGAGACACTCGGAGCTGTCGGAGGGTATCAGCGTGCTCGACGACGACGGGAATGTGGTGGGAACTTCAAAAGTGGCAGCCAAACAC gCACTTTTAGAAACAGCTCTGACCAGAGTGGTAATGCCGATGCCAATTCTGATGCTCCCTCCCATCATCATGAGTGCACTGGAGAA gcttcctctcctgcagagacAGCGGCGGCTCGTTCTGCCCGTCCACAGCCTGGTTTGCCTCGCCGCCTTCGGCCTCGCTCTGCCTCTCGCCATCAGCCTCTTCCCACAGATGTCACAG ATCAGCGTCAATCAGCTCGAGCCAGAGATCGCCATGGCAACAGATTGTAAGATTGTGACATACAATAAAGGCCTGTGA